A window from Pseudomonas kribbensis encodes these proteins:
- the adk gene encoding adenylate kinase, with product MRVILLGAPGAGKGTQAKFITEKFGIPQISTGDMLRAAVKAGTELGIKAKSIMDAGGLVSDDLIIALVKDRIAQADCANGFLFDGFPRTIPQAEALVTAGVELDAVVEIAVEDEEIVQRIAGRRVHEASGRVYHIVYNPPKIAGKDDITGEELVQRKDDTEETVRHRLSVYHSQTKPLVDFYQKLSAANGKPKYSHIPGVGSVEAITAKVLEALS from the coding sequence ATGCGCGTCATTCTGCTGGGAGCTCCCGGGGCCGGTAAAGGTACTCAGGCTAAGTTCATCACCGAGAAATTCGGCATTCCGCAAATCTCCACCGGCGACATGCTGCGTGCTGCGGTCAAGGCCGGCACCGAACTGGGCATCAAGGCCAAGAGCATCATGGATGCCGGCGGCCTGGTGTCGGATGACCTGATCATCGCACTGGTAAAAGACCGCATCGCTCAGGCTGACTGCGCCAACGGTTTCCTGTTCGACGGTTTCCCGCGCACCATTCCTCAGGCTGAAGCGCTGGTGACCGCCGGTGTCGAGCTGGATGCCGTGGTTGAAATCGCCGTTGAAGACGAAGAAATTGTTCAGCGTATCGCTGGCCGTCGCGTTCACGAGGCCAGCGGCCGTGTGTACCACATCGTCTACAACCCGCCGAAGATTGCCGGTAAAGACGACATCACCGGTGAAGAGCTGGTGCAGCGCAAGGACGATACCGAAGAAACCGTGCGTCATCGCCTGTCGGTCTACCACTCGCAGACCAAGCCGCTGGTGGACTTCTACCAGAAGCTGTCGGCCGCCAACGGCAAGCCGAAATACAGCCACATCCCGGGTGTCGGTTCGGTTGAAGCGATCACCGCCAAGGTTCTTGAAGCGCTGAGCTGA
- the ppc gene encoding phosphoenolpyruvate carboxylase has protein sequence MTDIDARLREDVHLLGELLGNTIRDQYGEAFLDKIEQIRKGAKADRRGSMDAELSASLNQLSEDELLPVARAFNQFLNLANIAEQYQLIHRREESQAAPFESRVLPELLARLREEGHSADSLARQLSRLEIELVLTAHPTEVARRTLIQKYDAIAAQLAAQDHRDLTSAEREQIHNTLQRLIAEAWHTEEIRRTRPTPVDEAKWGFAVIEHSLWQAIPNHMRKADQALFAATGLRLPLEAAPIRFASWMGGDRDGNPNVTAAVTREVLLLARWMAADLYLRDVDHLAAELSMQQASDALKAKAGDSAEPYRAVLKQLRERLRATRNWAHASLTATTPAPADVLHNNRELLDPLELCYHSLHECGMGVIADGPLLDCLRRAVTFGLFLVRLDVRQDSSRHTAAMTEITDYLGLGRYEDWDEEQRISFLTRELQNRRPLLPAHFKPSADTAEVLATCKEIAAAPGASLGSYVISMAGAASDVLAVQLLLKDSGVLRPMRVVPLFETLADLDNAGPVIERLLLLPGYRARLQGPQEVMIGYSDSAKDAGTTAAAWAQYRAQERLVEICREQQVELLLFHGRGGTVGRGGGPAHAAILSQPPGSVAGRFRTTEQGEMIRFKFGLPDIAEQNLNLYLAAVLEATLLPPPPPTPEWRHLMDELAADGVAAYRAVVRENPQFVEYFRQSTPEQELGRLPLGSRPAKRRAGGIESLRAIPWIFGWTQTRLMLPAWLGWETALSKALERGEGELLGQMREQWPFFRTRIDMLEMVLAKADADIALSYDERLVESDLLPLGVHLRDLLSQACSVVLGLTGQSQLLAHSPDTLEFIRLRNTYLDPLHLLQAELLARSRQPNVEQDSPVEQALLVSVAGIAAGLRNTG, from the coding sequence ATGACCGATATTGATGCACGCTTGCGCGAAGACGTTCACCTGCTCGGTGAGCTGTTGGGCAATACCATCCGTGACCAGTACGGCGAGGCGTTTCTCGACAAGATCGAGCAGATCCGCAAGGGCGCCAAGGCTGACCGGCGCGGTTCGATGGACGCCGAACTCAGCGCCAGCCTCAATCAGCTGAGCGAAGACGAATTGCTCCCGGTGGCGCGGGCGTTCAACCAGTTTCTCAACCTGGCGAACATCGCCGAGCAGTACCAGCTCATTCATCGCCGCGAAGAGTCGCAGGCCGCGCCGTTCGAATCCCGCGTGCTGCCGGAATTGCTCGCCCGACTGCGCGAGGAAGGGCACAGCGCCGACTCCCTTGCCCGGCAGTTATCGCGACTGGAAATCGAACTGGTGCTGACCGCGCACCCGACCGAAGTGGCCCGGCGCACGCTGATCCAGAAGTACGACGCGATTGCCGCGCAACTGGCCGCTCAGGATCACCGCGACCTGACCAGCGCCGAGCGCGAGCAGATCCACAACACCCTGCAACGCTTGATCGCCGAAGCCTGGCACACCGAAGAAATTCGCCGCACCCGACCAACCCCGGTGGACGAAGCCAAGTGGGGTTTTGCGGTGATCGAGCATTCGCTGTGGCAGGCGATTCCCAACCATATGCGCAAGGCCGATCAGGCGTTGTTCGCCGCCACTGGCCTGCGATTGCCGCTGGAAGCCGCGCCGATCCGCTTCGCTTCGTGGATGGGCGGCGACCGCGACGGCAACCCGAACGTGACCGCTGCCGTGACCCGCGAAGTGCTGTTGCTGGCGCGCTGGATGGCGGCGGATCTTTACCTGCGTGATGTCGATCACCTGGCCGCCGAACTGTCGATGCAGCAAGCCAGCGACGCGCTCAAGGCCAAGGCCGGCGACAGCGCCGAACCCTATCGCGCGGTGCTCAAGCAATTGCGCGAACGCCTGCGCGCCACGCGCAACTGGGCCCATGCCTCCTTGACTGCGACGACCCCGGCCCCGGCCGATGTGCTGCACAACAATCGCGAGCTGCTTGATCCGCTGGAGCTGTGCTACCACTCGCTGCACGAGTGCGGCATGGGCGTGATCGCCGACGGACCGTTGCTCGATTGCCTGCGTCGTGCCGTGACCTTCGGCCTGTTCCTGGTGCGCCTCGATGTGCGTCAGGACTCGTCGCGACACACCGCCGCCATGACCGAAATCACCGATTACCTCGGCCTCGGTCGCTATGAAGACTGGGATGAAGAACAGCGCATCAGCTTCCTGACCCGCGAACTGCAAAATCGTCGGCCGCTGCTGCCGGCGCATTTCAAACCCTCGGCGGACACTGCCGAAGTGCTCGCCACCTGCAAGGAAATCGCCGCCGCGCCGGGGGCTTCGCTGGGTTCCTATGTGATCTCCATGGCCGGTGCCGCCTCGGATGTGCTCGCGGTGCAACTGCTGCTGAAGGATTCTGGTGTGCTGCGGCCGATGCGCGTAGTGCCGTTGTTCGAAACCCTGGCCGACCTCGACAACGCCGGCCCGGTGATCGAGCGTCTGTTGCTGTTGCCGGGTTATCGCGCACGTCTGCAAGGCCCGCAGGAAGTGATGATCGGTTATTCCGACTCGGCCAAGGACGCCGGCACCACGGCGGCGGCCTGGGCGCAATACCGGGCTCAGGAGCGGCTGGTGGAAATCTGCCGCGAGCAGCAAGTCGAACTGCTGCTGTTCCATGGTCGCGGCGGCACCGTGGGCCGTGGCGGCGGCCCGGCTCACGCGGCGATTCTGTCGCAGCCGCCGGGTTCGGTGGCTGGACGCTTCCGCACCACCGAGCAGGGGGAAATGATTCGATTCAAATTCGGCCTGCCGGACATCGCCGAGCAAAACCTCAATCTCTATCTGGCTGCGGTACTCGAAGCGACCCTGCTACCACCGCCGCCACCGACGCCGGAGTGGCGGCATCTGATGGACGAATTGGCCGCCGACGGTGTGGCTGCTTACCGCGCCGTGGTGCGGGAAAATCCGCAGTTCGTCGAGTATTTCCGCCAGTCGACGCCGGAGCAGGAATTGGGGCGTTTGCCATTGGGCAGCCGTCCGGCCAAGCGTCGCGCCGGTGGCATCGAAAGTCTGCGGGCGATTCCGTGGATCTTTGGCTGGACCCAGACGCGTTTGATGCTGCCAGCGTGGCTCGGTTGGGAAACCGCATTGAGCAAGGCGCTGGAGCGCGGCGAAGGCGAGCTGCTGGGGCAGATGCGCGAGCAGTGGCCGTTTTTCCGCACCCGTATCGACATGCTGGAAATGGTCCTGGCCAAGGCCGACGCCGACATTGCGCTGTCCTACGACGAGCGACTGGTTGAGTCGGACTTGTTACCTTTGGGTGTGCACTTACGCGACCTATTGTCGCAGGCATGTTCCGTGGTCCTCGGCCTGACCGGTCAGTCGCAACTGCTGGCACATAGCCCGGACACCCTGGAATTCATCCGCCTGCGCAACACTTATCTCGACCCGCTGCATCTATTGCAGGCCGAACTGCTGGCGCGTTCGCGACAGCCGAACGTCGAGCAGGACAGCCCGGTAGAACAGGCGTTGCTGGTGTCTGTGGCGGGGATTGCCGCCGGTTTGCGAAATACCGGCTAA
- a CDS encoding TetR/AcrR family transcriptional regulator produces MAQEGAAGIATAVAESVQYQGRKASRQGSEQRRQDILDAAMRIVVRDGVRAVRHRAVAAEAGVPLSATTYYFKDIDDLLTDTFAQYVERSAAYMAKLWINNEGLLREMVVSGDGSPESRSQLADDIARLMADYVHRQLVNRREHLMAEQAFRQEALLNPRLAELVRSHQQILLQGTCQLFQVLGSREPQQDAKVLTAIIGRMEYQGLLNDAEPLAEEDMLGILTRYMHLVLASV; encoded by the coding sequence ATGGCTCAAGAGGGTGCAGCGGGTATCGCCACTGCGGTCGCTGAAAGTGTTCAGTACCAGGGCCGCAAGGCCAGCCGACAGGGCAGCGAGCAGCGTCGGCAGGACATTCTCGATGCGGCGATGCGCATTGTCGTGCGCGACGGCGTACGGGCCGTGCGTCACCGTGCGGTGGCGGCCGAGGCCGGTGTGCCGTTGTCGGCCACCACCTATTATTTCAAGGACATCGATGACCTGCTCACCGATACCTTCGCCCAATACGTCGAACGCAGCGCGGCCTACATGGCCAAGCTGTGGATCAACAACGAAGGCCTGCTGCGGGAAATGGTGGTCAGCGGCGACGGCAGCCCGGAATCGCGCTCGCAATTGGCTGACGACATCGCCCGGTTGATGGCCGACTACGTGCACCGGCAACTGGTCAACCGCCGCGAGCATTTGATGGCGGAACAGGCGTTCCGTCAGGAAGCGCTGCTCAATCCGCGTCTGGCGGAACTGGTACGTTCCCATCAGCAGATTCTGTTGCAGGGCACCTGCCAGTTGTTCCAGGTGCTGGGCTCCCGCGAGCCGCAGCAGGATGCCAAGGTGTTGACGGCGATTATCGGACGGATGGAATATCAGGGCCTGCTCAACGACGCCGAGCCTTTGGCCGAAGAGGACATGCTCGGTATTCTGACGCGTTATATGCATCTGGTACTCGCGTCGGTGTAA
- a CDS encoding reprolysin-like metallopeptidase produces MKRFGVLLTIFLVIALTACVQSPPAELMSDAIPTDIPLPRAGVNQRPVTGEKTVLLVAARWAGDHVIDMSALNAGTFAQQPGSLNHYLQTASMGKLILKGTTIQANFSTPAPTSGFYGEIAEAKTAALAQGYDPSKYDYFWVVHDNGIGGAQGNMPGNQIVVRDGVFRYRTNYIWAHEFGHNLGYSHEISFGNHLWSYVNCSLSGNVVFAPDTCETSYAGDWGNPIQRPYDISSLYPANYRWYSGWLDASQASVISESGLYRLVPLGTDGPQLYLINRKNSSGAQQISLEYRKFSPPYDNFTADNPTNGIWVRYTTMDRIVSNVQLDGTPETTTTADPALLPGKTLKDSQAGITIEVCSASGTGVTVAVAVIENTANLCKTLPLLPPVIQAPVPQAPAVQNPIVFSGISRPGALINVSYRLAGGNNWKDVKVTADATGSWKAPLPTLPAANYNGQVWQTIGNRASLATFRNFGVSP; encoded by the coding sequence ATGAAACGATTTGGAGTTTTACTAACAATTTTTTTGGTCATTGCGCTTACCGCTTGCGTTCAAAGTCCTCCCGCTGAACTGATGAGCGATGCCATTCCCACCGATATTCCACTTCCTAGGGCGGGAGTTAACCAGCGACCCGTAACGGGGGAAAAAACCGTATTGCTCGTTGCTGCCCGCTGGGCTGGCGATCATGTAATTGATATGTCTGCACTAAATGCCGGCACTTTCGCACAACAGCCCGGGTCACTTAATCATTACTTGCAGACGGCCTCTATGGGCAAGCTCATCCTCAAAGGAACGACGATTCAAGCCAACTTCTCGACACCGGCACCCACCTCGGGCTTTTATGGGGAAATAGCGGAGGCAAAAACAGCGGCCTTGGCGCAGGGATATGATCCGAGCAAGTACGATTACTTTTGGGTTGTCCACGATAACGGTATAGGTGGCGCTCAAGGCAATATGCCCGGGAATCAAATCGTTGTCCGCGACGGTGTTTTTCGCTATAGAACAAACTACATTTGGGCCCATGAGTTCGGGCACAACCTGGGCTATAGCCATGAAATATCATTTGGCAATCATCTCTGGAGTTATGTCAATTGCTCGCTTTCGGGAAATGTCGTATTCGCACCTGACACCTGTGAAACAAGCTACGCAGGAGACTGGGGCAATCCCATCCAGAGGCCATATGATATTTCTTCACTCTACCCCGCAAACTATCGATGGTACTCCGGCTGGCTGGATGCCTCACAGGCGAGTGTGATCAGTGAATCTGGCCTCTATCGCCTTGTGCCGCTGGGAACAGATGGCCCCCAGCTATATTTGATCAACCGCAAAAACAGCAGCGGCGCGCAGCAAATTTCGCTTGAGTACCGCAAATTCAGCCCTCCTTACGACAACTTCACGGCGGATAACCCAACCAACGGTATCTGGGTGAGATACACCACCATGGACAGGATAGTCAGCAACGTTCAACTCGATGGCACACCGGAGACGACGACGACGGCTGACCCGGCCCTTTTGCCCGGTAAGACTCTCAAGGATAGCCAGGCAGGCATTACTATTGAAGTATGTAGTGCGTCCGGTACTGGAGTGACCGTTGCCGTTGCTGTTATCGAGAATACAGCGAATCTATGCAAAACCCTGCCATTACTTCCGCCCGTCATACAAGCACCTGTACCACAAGCTCCAGCAGTTCAAAATCCGATTGTGTTTTCAGGGATCAGTCGTCCTGGCGCCCTGATCAATGTTTCTTACCGACTGGCGGGGGGAAATAACTGGAAAGATGTAAAGGTGACTGCTGACGCCACCGGCAGTTGGAAAGCACCACTGCCGACTTTACCGGCAGCCAACTACAACGGTCAGGTTTGGCAAACTATTGGAAATAGAGCTTCGCTGGCTACTTTCCGAAACTTTGGTGTTTCTCCCTGA
- a CDS encoding alpha/beta hydrolase, whose translation MRILGILCLLLTLGGCSSLLFYPEPGQIFTPEKAKLEYRTVTLTTADGLKLNAWWLPAKPGVEVKGTVLHLHGNGGNLPMHLGGSWWLPKNGYQVLLVDYRGYGLSEGKPSLPAIYQDIDAAFAWLDKAPEVKGKPLILLGQSLGGSMAVHWLVQHPERQKQLKAFVLDGVPASYRSVGQYALSTSWMTWPFQVPLSWLVPDSDSAINSMPQLKGVPKLIFHSIDDPLVPLSNGIRLYQAAPPPRVLQLTRGGHVQTFGDPVWRQVMLRYLDDPEHFNGLRRLGEVPNYPQPPNSENESPQ comes from the coding sequence ATGAGAATCCTCGGCATCCTCTGCCTGCTCCTGACCCTCGGTGGTTGCAGCTCTTTGCTGTTCTACCCCGAGCCGGGCCAGATATTCACCCCGGAAAAGGCCAAACTTGAATACCGCACCGTCACCCTGACCACCGCCGATGGCCTCAAGTTGAACGCCTGGTGGCTGCCGGCGAAACCCGGTGTCGAGGTCAAGGGCACGGTGCTGCACCTGCACGGCAACGGCGGCAATCTGCCGATGCACCTGGGCGGCAGCTGGTGGTTGCCGAAAAACGGCTATCAGGTGCTGCTGGTGGACTATCGCGGTTACGGACTGTCCGAAGGCAAGCCGAGCCTGCCGGCGATCTATCAGGACATCGACGCCGCATTTGCCTGGCTGGACAAGGCGCCGGAAGTCAAAGGCAAACCGCTGATCCTGCTCGGTCAAAGTCTCGGTGGTTCGATGGCGGTACATTGGCTGGTGCAACATCCGGAAAGACAAAAACAGCTCAAGGCTTTTGTGCTCGACGGGGTTCCGGCCAGTTACCGTAGCGTTGGCCAATATGCTCTCAGCACCTCGTGGATGACCTGGCCATTCCAGGTGCCGCTGTCGTGGCTGGTGCCGGACAGCGACAGTGCGATCAACTCGATGCCGCAGCTCAAAGGCGTACCGAAACTGATCTTCCACAGCATCGATGATCCGCTGGTGCCTCTTTCTAATGGCATCCGCCTGTATCAAGCTGCGCCGCCGCCCCGGGTCCTGCAACTGACTCGCGGCGGCCATGTGCAGACCTTCGGTGATCCGGTGTGGCGTCAGGTCATGCTGCGTTACCTCGACGATCCCGAGCATTTCAACGGCCTGCGCCGCCTCGGCGAAGTCCCGAATTACCCGCAACCTCCGAATTCTGAAAACGAGAGTCCGCAATGA
- a CDS encoding pilin assembly protein has protein sequence MKIRELAQHWEETAKGRLTDTGYTIHLDVEAAARLAAIAEMYPKRHAEELLGELIGAALEEFEASLPYVKGSTVVATDEEGDPLYEDVGPTPRFLALSRRHLQDLSTAAGKQKH, from the coding sequence ATGAAAATCCGTGAACTCGCCCAGCATTGGGAAGAAACCGCCAAGGGTCGCCTGACCGATACCGGCTACACGATTCATCTGGATGTGGAAGCCGCCGCACGCCTTGCGGCGATTGCCGAGATGTACCCCAAACGGCATGCCGAAGAATTGCTCGGCGAACTGATCGGCGCGGCGCTTGAAGAGTTCGAGGCGAGCCTGCCGTATGTGAAAGGCTCGACCGTGGTTGCCACCGATGAAGAAGGTGATCCGCTGTATGAAGACGTCGGTCCTACGCCGCGTTTTCTCGCGTTGTCGCGTCGGCATCTGCAGGACCTGTCGACGGCTGCCGGCAAACAAAAACACTGA
- the lysS gene encoding lysine--tRNA ligase encodes MSDQQLDPQALQQEENSLIALRKEKLAAERAKGNAFPNDFRRDNYCEALQKQYADKTKEELAEAAIPVKVAGRIMLNRGSFMVIQDMTGRIQVYVNRKTLSEDTLAAVKTWDMGDIIAAEGTLARSGKGDLYVEMTSVRLLTKSLRPLPDKHHGLTDTEQRYRQRYVDLIVNEDVRQTFRVRSQVIAHIRSFLMKRDFLEVETPMLQTIPGGAAAKPFETHHNALDMEMFLRIAPELYLKRLVVGGFEKVFEINRNFRNEGVSTRHNPEFTMLEFYQAYADYEDNMDLTEELFRELAQLVLGSTDVPYGDKVFHFGEPFVRLSVFDSILKYNPELTADDLNDIDKARDIAKKAGAKVLGFEGLGKLQVMIFEELVEHKLEQPHFITQYPFEVSPLARRNDDNPNVTDRFELFIGGREIANAYSELNDAEDQAERFMAQVADKDAGDDEAMHYDADFVRALEYGMPPTAGEGIGIDRLVMLLTNSPSIRDVILFPHMRPQA; translated from the coding sequence ATGAGCGACCAACAACTCGACCCGCAAGCCCTGCAACAGGAAGAAAACTCCCTGATCGCCCTGCGCAAGGAAAAGCTTGCTGCCGAGCGCGCCAAGGGCAATGCCTTCCCGAACGACTTCCGCCGCGACAACTACTGCGAAGCACTGCAGAAACAGTACGCGGACAAGACCAAGGAAGAGCTGGCAGAGGCTGCGATCCCGGTCAAGGTTGCAGGTCGCATCATGCTCAACCGTGGCTCGTTCATGGTGATCCAGGACATGACCGGTCGCATCCAGGTCTACGTCAACCGCAAGACCCTGTCCGAAGACACCCTGGCCGCGGTGAAAACCTGGGACATGGGCGACATCATCGCCGCCGAAGGCACCCTGGCCCGTTCCGGCAAGGGTGACCTGTACGTCGAGATGACCAGCGTGCGCCTGCTGACCAAATCCCTGCGCCCGCTGCCGGACAAGCACCACGGCCTGACCGACACCGAACAGCGCTACCGTCAGCGTTACGTTGACCTGATCGTCAACGAAGACGTGCGCCAGACTTTCCGCGTGCGTTCGCAAGTGATCGCGCACATCCGCAGCTTCCTGATGAAGCGCGACTTCCTCGAAGTCGAAACGCCGATGCTGCAGACCATTCCTGGCGGCGCCGCAGCCAAGCCGTTCGAAACCCACCATAACGCGCTGGACATGGAAATGTTCCTGCGTATCGCTCCAGAGCTGTACCTGAAGCGTCTGGTGGTTGGCGGCTTCGAAAAAGTGTTCGAGATCAACCGCAACTTCCGTAACGAAGGCGTTTCGACTCGTCACAACCCTGAATTCACCATGTTGGAGTTCTACCAGGCTTACGCCGACTACGAAGACAACATGGACCTGACCGAAGAACTGTTCCGTGAGCTGGCGCAGCTGGTTCTGGGCAGCACCGACGTGCCGTACGGCGACAAGGTGTTCCACTTCGGCGAGCCGTTCGTGCGCCTGTCGGTGTTCGACTCGATCCTCAAGTACAACCCCGAGCTGACCGCCGATGACCTGAACGACATCGACAAGGCCCGCGACATCGCCAAGAAGGCCGGTGCCAAGGTGCTGGGCTTCGAAGGTCTGGGCAAGCTGCAGGTGATGATTTTCGAAGAGTTGGTCGAGCACAAGCTGGAACAGCCGCACTTCATCACTCAGTACCCGTTCGAAGTGTCGCCGCTGGCCCGTCGCAACGACGACAACCCGAACGTCACCGACCGCTTCGAACTGTTCATCGGCGGCCGTGAAATCGCCAACGCCTACTCCGAGCTGAACGACGCGGAAGACCAGGCCGAGCGCTTCATGGCCCAGGTGGCCGACAAGGACGCCGGCGACGACGAAGCCATGCACTACGACGCCGACTTCGTTCGCGCGCTGGAGTACGGCATGCCGCCAACGGCCGGTGAAGGTATCGGTATCGACCGTCTGGTGATGTTACTGACCAACTCGCCGTCGATCCGCGACGTGATCCTGTTCCCGCACATGCGGCCGCAAGCGTAA
- a CDS encoding OmpA family protein produces the protein MRKQLMIPALLAASVALAACSTPPNPNLEQARTNYAGLQANPQASKVAALETKDASDYLDKADKAYLDKENASKVDQLAYLTNQRVEVAKQTIALRTAENNLKNAAAQRAQARLDARDQQIKQLQDSLNAKQTDRGTLVTFGDVLFATNKADLKSSGLVNINKLAQFLQENPDRKVIVEGYTDSTGAASYNQSLSERRATSVQVALIKMGVDPSRIVVQGYGKEYPVADNGSVSGRAMNRRVEVTISNDNQPVMPRSAVSAN, from the coding sequence ATGCGTAAACAACTGATGATCCCCGCTCTCCTGGCCGCAAGCGTTGCCCTGGCTGCCTGCTCGACGCCACCGAACCCGAACCTGGAACAGGCGCGCACCAACTATGCCGGCCTGCAGGCCAACCCGCAGGCGAGCAAAGTGGCGGCACTGGAAACCAAGGACGCCAGCGATTACCTGGACAAGGCTGACAAGGCCTATCTGGACAAGGAAAACGCATCCAAGGTCGACCAGTTGGCCTACCTGACCAACCAGCGCGTGGAAGTGGCCAAGCAGACCATCGCCCTGCGCACCGCTGAAAACAACCTGAAGAACGCCGCTGCCCAACGTGCCCAGGCCCGTCTGGATGCCCGCGATCAACAGATCAAACAGCTGCAGGACAGCCTCAACGCCAAGCAGACCGATCGCGGTACGCTGGTGACCTTCGGTGACGTGCTGTTCGCCACCAACAAGGCCGACCTGAAATCCAGCGGTCTGGTGAACATCAACAAACTGGCACAATTCCTCCAGGAAAACCCTGACCGCAAAGTGATCGTCGAGGGCTACACCGACAGCACCGGCGCCGCTTCGTACAACCAGTCGCTGTCCGAGCGTCGTGCGACCTCGGTGCAGGTTGCGCTGATCAAGATGGGCGTCGATCCGTCGCGCATCGTGGTGCAGGGCTACGGCAAGGAATACCCGGTCGCGGATAACGGCAGCGTCTCGGGCCGTGCGATGAACCGTCGGGTGGAAGTGACCATTTCCAACGACAACCAGCCGGTGATGCCACGTTCGGCGGTGAGTGCCAATTAG
- a CDS encoding flavohemoglobin expression-modulating QEGLA motif protein — MDDYQQTIRTLSDRIVLAQTPIRVLDAVKWDENIRKGFLKAKGKELPAVDRDYYLNRPLSFDSSKVKLEFQNIERDITRQLGQFNPVGQIMRRMCKEYRMVVRMLEARGTEDFGLISQELYGAASDAFHAGDPTLADLGLMMSDYLNNIDGRGDLKDEPKILTAKDAVHLLQTRLNKVFGEAEETIRVFESDGIVADAAAGADYIKIRTDAMFNDRDVRALEVHEGLVHVGTTLNGLNQPICTFLSKGPPSSTVTQEGLAILMEIITFASYPSRLRKLTNRTRAIHMVEEGADFLQIFEFFREQGFEMAESYGNASRVFRGSTPTGLPFTKDLSYLKGFIMVYNYIQLAVRKGKLEQVPLLFCGKTTLEDMRTLRQLVDEGLVVPPKYLPDQFRDMNALSAWMCFSNFLNHLSLDRIEADYSNIL; from the coding sequence GTGGACGATTACCAGCAGACGATACGCACGCTGTCTGATCGCATTGTGCTGGCGCAGACGCCGATTCGCGTCCTTGACGCAGTCAAGTGGGACGAGAACATCCGCAAGGGGTTCCTCAAGGCCAAGGGCAAGGAATTGCCGGCGGTGGATCGCGACTACTACCTCAACCGGCCGCTGTCCTTCGATTCGAGCAAGGTCAAGCTGGAATTCCAGAACATCGAGCGCGACATCACCCGCCAGCTCGGCCAGTTCAACCCGGTCGGCCAGATCATGCGCCGCATGTGCAAGGAATACCGGATGGTGGTGCGCATGCTCGAGGCGCGCGGCACCGAGGATTTCGGCCTGATTTCTCAGGAACTGTATGGCGCTGCGTCCGATGCGTTCCACGCCGGTGACCCGACCCTGGCCGACCTCGGTTTGATGATGTCGGACTACCTGAACAACATCGACGGCCGAGGCGACCTGAAGGACGAACCGAAAATCCTTACCGCCAAGGACGCTGTGCACTTGCTGCAAACCCGCCTGAACAAAGTGTTCGGCGAGGCCGAGGAAACCATCCGCGTGTTCGAGTCCGACGGCATCGTCGCCGACGCGGCGGCGGGCGCCGATTACATCAAGATCCGCACCGACGCGATGTTCAACGACCGCGACGTGCGCGCGCTGGAAGTCCACGAAGGCCTGGTGCACGTCGGCACCACGCTCAACGGTCTGAACCAGCCGATCTGCACCTTTCTGTCCAAGGGGCCGCCCTCGTCGACGGTGACTCAGGAAGGTCTGGCGATTCTGATGGAAATCATCACCTTCGCCTCCTACCCGAGCCGCCTGCGCAAACTGACCAACCGCACCCGCGCCATTCACATGGTGGAGGAGGGCGCGGACTTCCTGCAGATTTTCGAGTTCTTCCGCGAGCAGGGCTTTGAAATGGCGGAAAGCTACGGCAACGCCAGTCGGGTTTTCCGTGGATCGACGCCGACCGGTCTGCCATTCACCAAAGACTTGTCCTACCTCAAGGGCTTCATCATGGTTTACAACTACATTCAGTTGGCCGTGCGCAAGGGCAAGCTCGAGCAGGTTCCGCTGTTGTTCTGCGGCAAGACCACCCTGGAGGACATGCGAACCCTGCGGCAACTGGTGGATGAAGGCCTGGTGGTGCCGCCGAAGTACCTGCCGGACCAGTTCCGTGACATGAACGCGTTGTCGGCGTGGATGTGCTTCTCCAACTTCCTCAATCACTTGAGCCTGGACCGGATCGAGGCCGATTACTCCAACATCCTGTAG
- a CDS encoding DUF4398 domain-containing protein: MELKTMKTQTSFSHLRGLKLAALAIGTSFVLAGCAGNPPTEQYAVTQSAVNSAVSAGGTEFAAVEMKQAQDKLKQAEIAMHDKKYDEARTLAEQAEWDARVAERKAQAMKAEQAVKDSQKGVQELRQESQRTVQ; encoded by the coding sequence ATGGAGTTGAAGACCATGAAGACCCAAACCTCGTTCTCCCACCTGCGCGGTCTGAAACTGGCCGCCCTGGCCATCGGCACCAGCTTCGTGCTGGCCGGTTGTGCCGGCAATCCACCGACCGAGCAATACGCGGTGACTCAATCGGCCGTCAACAGCGCGGTCAGCGCCGGCGGTACCGAGTTCGCCGCCGTGGAAATGAAGCAGGCGCAGGACAAGCTCAAACAAGCCGAAATCGCCATGCACGACAAGAAGTATGACGAGGCCCGCACGCTCGCCGAGCAAGCCGAGTGGGACGCCCGCGTTGCCGAACGCAAGGCTCAGGCGATGAAAGCCGAACAGGCTGTGAAGGATTCCCAGAAAGGTGTTCAGGAACTGCGTCAGGAAAGTCAGCGCACCGTGCAATAA